ATAGAGCAAGTTGTATTTAACTTAttctaatattaaaggtgccctcgaatgaaaaattgaatttatcttggcatagtcaaataacaagagttcagtacatggaaatgacatacagtgagtctcaaacaccattgtttcctccttcttgtataaatctcatttgtttaaaagacctccgaagaacaggcgaatctcaacataacaacgactgttacgtaacagtctgggtgtacgcccccaatatttgcatatgccagcccatgttcccaacattatgaaagggattagacaagggcagaacgtctggatctgcacaggtgaatcatcagactaggtaagcaagcaagaaaaatagcgaaaaatggcagatggagcaataataattgtCATGATCattgataacatgatatttttagtgatatttgtaaattgtctttctaaatgtttcattagcatgttgctaatgtactgttaaatgtggttaaagttaccatcgtttcttactgtattcacggagacaagagagccgtcgctattttcatttttaaacacttgcagtctgtataattcataaacaacttcattctttataaatctctccaacagtgtagcattagccgttagccacggagcacagcctcaaatccattcagaatcaaacgtaaacaatataacagtatacaatactcacataatccgacgcatgcatgccgcaagcgcgagctctgtgggcgtggagcaggagaattaaaggggcagtagccctgaatcagctcatttataatgatgccccaaaataggcagttaaaaaaaaataatctatggggtattttgagctgaaacttcacagacacattcaggggacaccttagacttatattacatctttttttaaaaagttctagggcacctttaaaaacaaaaggagatCTGAATCAAGACTGTCATCATGACATTATGaaaatcagtatataatttgtGGTTTTCTTTGCCTCATAAATGTAGCCCGACGTGAAGAGTGGGACCTCCAGAGTCATACTGTGACTGTCGTTCATCAGTATGTAGCCCCTCAGTCTGGATAAGTCAGATGTGAGAGCTTGATGCCCCACACAGACTTCCCAAAGTCCGGCATGCCTCGAATGATCCATCCTGAATATTATGCTCTGTTCTGTACAGAAAGCAGTGACAGCTGGAGGAACTAAATGAGAGGGAAACAAATCAGACTCAGACTCTTGGTCACTTTCATGTCATGCGATTTAAATCTATTGACTCCTAAAGACTTACAAGCATCATTAACGTGTGCCACAACAGAGACACTGTAGAAAAATGTGTCGTTTTGTTCGATGATGTTAAGGGTGTAGTTAATCTCCACAGAGTACTGCAGAAGTCCTTCACCCAAGTACTGTTGATtagaaaattagattttatatttataatatataattaaatatataatataaatataatactgTGGGAATAATAAACTAAAGAAAATCCCTCACCACACGATTGACAGCTTTATCTTTAAAAGGGACCTTGATGGTGATGCCGTGGGTCCCGTTAATGTGGGGAATTTTTGTAATGAAGTAATGGTGTTGAATGGCATCTGTTACTGACAGATAGTTCTCATTCAGCTTGATTGCAATGAGCTGCACATCCGCAGCAAAATTACCAAGATACATGGTGAACACTTCTTCATGAGGCAAAGTTTCTGTTATagagaagaaaatataaatcaatataaagggtacgtttacaccaCAACGATGACAACGTTATCAAAACGATTCACATTCACACGGATCTgcgaaaacaactaaaaacgctgtattatgcatgccagacAAGTAGCACATATGCAACCTTTTACAGAGCACTCACGCCAAACACCGCACTCACGCCACTAAAACaccattgtcgtgtaaatgaacggccaaaatgcgtaaaaagttttgtttttagttgaatATGGTATTGTGTGAATGGCCTCTTAGACAAAATAAATTTGCTATCGTATACATCAaagacacttttaaaaaaaaaaaaaggataatgACACacatgtttttagttttttataataagCATCATTTAGTtctgtaaaaatgcagaaaaataattaaaagtcagtTTTGAATATTGGTTATCAGAAGAATAATATGCACCAGTCATAAAAACAATATCAGTCTGTTGTATAACTGTATGGTAATGATCTCACCATCTATAGCGAAAAGATTCCGAGAAACTAGTGGCGTCTCCATAACTTGTAGCTGGTGATATCTGGTCTCCATTTCAGTACCATCCATAAACACATGTGAATAAATGTGCTCATAGTACAGGAAAGCCATGTAACTTTCTTTATAGACATTATTTTCCACCAAACTCTGCAACAAACAGCACAGATGAATTGATTTTGCATAAATATACAACATTGATTACCAGTCCAGTACATACCTTTCTGTAACCTCCTGGTGCACCAAATGGCACTGAAACATACACCACCTGGCCGTCTTCTCCCAGTATGAAGCCCATGTATTTCCTGGTGGCCTCGTCCAAGAGCTGAGCATCCACACCCAGCTTAATGCTCTTGCTTACAAACCCAGAGGGGTCCTGCACCAGCGGGGTCATGACTTTAGGAGTTCTCCACTGCAAAGTCACTCCATCAAATGAGCTAGGGGCTGATAAAGATGCAAGACTGAGAGGAAAGTACGGCCTATGAAAGCTTGAACGTCTATGAATGGCTGTTTTTGCATTAAAGATATTGTATGTACATTTAATAGTTAATCAACAATCAGTTATATAACTATAATGTATCAGAAATTGCACATGCCCAATGAGTTACCTATCGTGCATGCCGCAGATGTGTCAAGCATCACTACCGCCCATTTACATCTGAAAAACACTGTTGCATGAATCACCTCTACAGCAATGCCATCAATCTGAGGAAACAAGGTTGTTTCAACCTTCAACCATTAAATATCCTGAGATATTATCATGGTAAAACTTGCACAATTAACATATAAAGGTATAGTTAATGTAGTTcgcaaacaacaacaacaaaaattatatataaatttagggctgggcgatatatcgcatgcgattctcacgcgcatttcgtcagtaaagccggttccctgattaccgctaaatcgccatcacctgctttcaaatggagcgccttttaatagacaaagccgtagttcacggacaagccacgcaaaatcgcgttcagtatcgaagatgaatcgacttcgataatgaacccgattttgcgtggcttatcagtgaattacggctctgtctattaaaaggcgctccattttaaagcaggtgatggcgatttagcggtaatcagggaaccggctttactgacgaaatgcgcgtgagaatcgcatgcgatatatcgcccagccctaccttCTTTCACAATGCATAAGtttatttctgtgaatgtgtgagacttCCGATTCATTGGCCCCAATAAGTAAACAACTTAAAGAATAACCAAGTGTAGGAAATGGTAAAACTATTTGCGTTACCAACCAGTGTGTTGATGATTAtgacaatacattaaaataatatgataaataCCAGTTGGCACTTTAACAAGCcattttgtacagctaaaaataacAAGAAGCAAATGACACTAGAAGCCAGACACATTAAATTTACAAATGGACACATCTGCTCTTacatgaaaaataaggtggatggATAGAACAACATTGTGGTCAATGCAAAAATTTAACCcctttgattttcatttcatactACTATTCAAAACTTTGGAGTTAGTACGATTATTAAAAGAACTAAATTTCATTCAGTAGGgatgtattaaaggtgctaaagaggatgttttgttttatacatttttgcaatattacttgaaactgtctttactaactgataaaagactatttattaggtgcactgaaaggaataatattaatatacatcatctgtgcacgaggtagggccttaaaaacatcagccaatcgtttacgcgatcatcgcgtaaacgattggccctctggcttgtcaatcactgccgtgatgttccttgtgagagacgagcgcggctgagcgctccagtaactttccacactccacaggcgccgcatgcaatgtttttgtcaggagacaggaataacaactgcagattatcagttacctgcggtgagtccgacataatgaatccactaacacgacacagcgaatgccggtggtaaacactcatgttccaatacgagtgtttacgagttttgggaggcgttccttcgaaggaggggggttgttcttacgcatgcgctcatttaaaaaactcagtaacagtctttggtttcttagcacctttaaattgatcaagagtgactgtaaaaaaaagaatcctTAAATGTATCaaggtttacacaaaaatattaagctgctgaaaattcagctttgccatcactagaataaattttaaaatctattcaaatagaaaagagttcattttaaattgtaataatatttcacaatattactgttaaatgcagccttgatgagcaaaaaagacttctttcaaaagcattaaaaaatcttaccaaccaacttttgaaaggtagtgtatgtACAAAACACACCAAGACATtgttcaaaataataaataaagtaggTCATATAGGTTTAGAATGACAAGAGGCTGTATAAATAATgactgaactatccctttaattttaatttcaccTGCCTCTGTGATCGTTGAATGTGGCTGATTGTAGGCAGAGCGAAAGACCACCCTGTTTGGAGTGGAATCAACCATGTATCCCATTCGCCTGGCATCAGAGATGGACATCGCATCCAAGCGTTCCTGATTCAGAAACATTATCTTCCACTCAGAGATGGCAGATTGCTGGGCCTACAAGTGGAGATACAGAGCTAACAATGAGAAATTCAAACTGTAGAAGTTCACACCTCCCATTAAAGCACCAGGATTTCTTACTAAAGCAAGAGCAGCCAGCCAGGCTTCATTAGTAGTGCGGTTATCGGATGAGCAGGGCGTATCTCTCGCCAGCGTCACCTAGTTCAGAGAAAAACAGATAATGCTGAATacttgtattatttatatactattatagtatttattaatgttttgatttagcatatacattttaaattatttttatatttagctGTGCTTTTCAGCTTTTGTGATTGATTTATTTAGCTTTagtttatatttcagttttaggaCTTTTTCAagtttattcaatatattttattcaaattaacagaGATTTTAATTAACAGTAACACTACTGCATATCACACAGGATTTATATTGCCTGCCTCACAAAATCCTACCTCTATGTAGTTTTCTTCACAGAGGATCTCTTTGGCAGACCAGTCAGCCGGCAGCGTGCAGGTCTCTGAGAGATTGAATTTATTCTCTTTGCCCATATAGTCAGTCAAAACAACATTCAGCTTAAAAAGGAAGTAGTTGTCATTCTATAAGACATCATGCAGCAGAAAACAatattatcaaaaatgtatcCATATGCAAGACTTCTAGATATGATAGTTCTAGAGCTAACCAatcaatattttcttttttaactgaAGTCTTGCCTGGTTTTCGGTGTGGCAGGAGAAATAGGAAGCCCTCAGAGACGCCCGACCGTTCAAGTAGTTCAACGTGTAGCCACACATGGATCCATGACCCTGACTAATTGTATGCACTCCATTTTCAACTTAAAAATATGTACTGATAATGAGGATTAAAACATATTGTGTAATAATTTGTGGTACAGATTAACATCAAGTAAGCAGCGTACCTACAGCCTCAAATCTTGGGAGACGGCCTGAAAAACCCACATCAACAGACACCAAGAAATATCGATCACGACACTCGGTCTCAATGGCACCTGGAGCAATTAAAATTCATTACAGCTTTGGATTTAACAAAATGCACTATTATATATACCGAACTGGAGGTGTTCATCACAATAAACCGACCTTGTGGATCAGTGGAAACATAACTTCCATGCACCTTGCACAGTTGAAAGCAAAGCAAGAGAAACCTGTGGATGTTCTGCATGTCAGTTTTGTGATTCGATATGTTTTGATTTTTGTATATTCACACAGTGACTTACCCAAAGAAGAAGCTAACATTCAGTGCCATGATTTGACCAAAGCACTGGCTAGAGAAATATATAATTGTGCAATATTTTACTTAGAGGTAAAGCCAAATACTGTTGTGGTTCATTTGTATCTCCTCTGAGTTTCCCTGACTTGGTTATCAGTCTCAGGTGTGTCAATCAGACTTTGGTTGCTAATAGGAACACTTGTGTAGAGTGGAGCGCAATAGACTTTGGCAACCGTTAGGTGTCACTGTAGTAACGATACAACGACAAAACTGttatttacaaaaacagccACTGGAGTGTGCTATATAGCTTTATTTAAAGGCTTAAATTGTCACGtcttgtaataataataataggcttgCATTTGTACAcctgtttatatattataattcaaAACTATTCCTATTTACTGTAAATTTCTGATTTCAGTTTGGCTTTCAAAACTTTAAACATAATacattgtgttttgtgttgttttcagGTACTTCCAAAGCTCCGGTCCTGGGCAGTGGGTTCCACACAAGTCTGGGAAAAGAATCACGAGCTCAGACGCTCCAGAACGGTAGGCGTACCTTTATATTAGTCAGCAGCAGTGTGTAGGTGCAGTCAGTGAATGATCGTGGTTTATAAAACACGTCCAGGCTTAAAGGGGCAGTTCACCCTAAATGAAAAGATCTGTCATTActtactcacactcatgccgCTCTAAAcccgtatgactttctttcttcagtataCAGCACAAAAGGtgaatttttgaagaatgtcactCTTTTCcacataatgaaagtgaatgcaAAGGGTGCTGGCAAgctccaaaatgacaaaaaggaGTGAAATAAAAGTACCCCATAGGTCTCTTGCATTATATTCCACATCTTCTGGAACAAAGCCAAATGGTagactgtaatttaatttaaaatcaaatatGGCAGTAGATGCATCACATACAGCATTCTCATTTGTAGGCAAATATTCCTTCAATATTATGTTTCATTAACTCATCTACATTCATTTCTGACCCAGTTACATCCCAAGCGctaattaaatttatataatttgcATCTGTGCTTTTCTGAAGATCACACAAGACATAATTAACTGTTGATCCATTTCATAGAGCTCTCTgataaatgtcttttaattgAGTAAATATGTGCGATTCAGAAGAACTGTGAGAACAATGTGTTTTGTGGCATAAATTCACACATTGCTCAGTTACAGCTGCCTGTCCTGGTGTGTTTTTCCAGAGCTTTAAGAACTAAAAGCGATAACACAGTCTCAAAATACTTTCAGAATCAAGGTCACCAACTGTATAAACACTTGATTCATAATGACTCTTCAACTATTATTCACAGACACATCTGATAATAgtttaaaaaccttttaaatGATTTACACATACATGTGCATAGAAATATGTCTGGCAGGTAGTTGTAGTAGATTCTGGGAAACTCATTTCCGACTTCACAAACACAagatttcattcattaaataaagGTGCCTCGTGTCCCTGCAGTGTTGCGGCAGTTATGTAATTCTGCTGTCATTTAGGGAGGTCACCGCAGACCTGGCTGCTAATCCAATGGCATGTGCAGCGTGAAAAATACTCTGGGATTAGACAGGTCTGGAGTGTGTGACGGAGGGTTGGCACACAGTGGTTCCAGAATAGAGGGATTATGCTCTTAAAAGCTTTCAGAGTTATTTTTGGCCAACACGACACTTGACACTGCAGCTTTTGGGCTCCACAGTTGAGGGACAAAAAGTCCAGCATCCACTTTAACATCTGTGGCTCTGTGATTATGTTAACTCTATACCGTAGGCTAAAGCAAGGGTTTTCATACCTTTTTATGCCAAGGAAGGAACCGCAAATATGATGCGAGGGACTGCCTTCCTAAAGCATAAAGGCAGctatttattttactgtataaaGAAGACATACTTGTACTGTGGGAAAAAGGAATATATGTACCcttcaaaagtttgtaaacattacaattttttaatgttttatgctcaccaaggcagcatttatttaatcaaaaatatattaaaaacagtaatattgtgaaatattattattttaatatatttagacatgtaatttattcctgtgatggcaaagctgaattttctgcatcattcagtcttcagtgtcacatgatccttcagaaatcattctgacatgctgatttgctgctcaagaaacatttcttattattatcaatgctgaaaactgtttttgctgcttaatatttttgtggaaacaatgataccattcaaacatttgaggtataataaaaaaagagagagagaaattaatacttttattcatcaaggatgcattaaattgattaaaagcgATAGtgaagatatttataatgttacaaaagatttctatttattaatttctttaataaatgtaataaatgcaaataaattctgtttatttaacataaaaaatcctgaaaaagtatcaccatttccacaaaaatgttaagcagcacagctgttttcaacattggtaatgataataataataataataataataataataataatgtttcccgagcatcaaatcagcatattaaaatattttctgaaggatcatgtgacactgaagactggagtaatgatgctgagaattcaactttgatcacaggaataagttacattttaaaatatattcaaatagaaaacagttatttttaatttctaataatattttgcaaaattactgtttttacttattattattatatattgaatatatatttatgatattaaagaacatacatatttaattatttaaaaatattattattaaagtacaGTTAGCTGAATAAACCTAAAAGGTAAACTTTATAAAATAGAATATCAATAATACAATAATCATGTTTAAACTTATGATTTATAAAGTATTTATGAAATAGAATAAGGcagaaatcatttaaaattttcttttttccccgaAAGTTTCCTCGGACCCATTTGCAGCCCCTTGGGTGTCCACAGACGCCACTTTGAGAACCCCTGGGCTAAAGAAAAAGTTAGATTCATCTATGCATCTGCTGAACTCATTACTGGATACAGTATCTGTACATTTAGAGGACAGACTGATGAAAGAATTTGTTTCTTATAAACATGTATATGTGTGCAATTTCAAGCATAATTAATGACCTGAACTTGTGAAACTCATCAACTCCATCTGAAGCGACCTAAATCTTTCTCATTGTTTACAATGTGGAAGACTTTCACTGTCTGGGTGAACAAGGTCTTTTGCTAAATGATGTATTAAGTAAACAGAACTCTGCAAGATAGACTATCggactgtgtttttttaatgtggATTTTAATATGCTAAACACATCGAGGTCCACCGTGGGATTTCAGGGCAGACTGATTTATGTGACCAATGAATTACAACGTGGCCTGTTTTGAGATCATCTGTGAAGGAGTAAAATGTACGACTGTGAAAGAAGGGGAAAGAGGGACGTGGCCTCACACGGGACGTAAAACAGCTGTCTTTCTGCCCGTTTTCACTTCCAGGCTCCATTAAAAGCCTGTCTGGCTGTGCACCGTTCTCATGACATCAGTGCTACTGGAAAACCAAACACCTGCGTGTGAAGTCATGCCTCGGTGCGCAAGCGTGcgtgtatgcatgtgtgtatgtttgctCAATCTGATGCATATGTGTGTCCTGTCTCTAGGGAAACGGCAGATACACAACCTCGGCAGCCAGCTGCAGCTGAACCAGCACTGCCTAGATACGGCCTTTAATTTCTTCAAGATGGTGGTGAGCAAGCACTTGACACGAGGGCGAAAGATGACACACGTCATAGCCGCCTGCCTCTACCTGGTCTGCAGGACAGAGGGAACTCCACGTATCCTTCCCACAATGATCCCTAGGGTGTGAAACCCAAGTGAAACTCTTTGTGAATGGTAATCCATGGAGAAAAGTGTGCACATTCAACCCAAATTAggtgcatgatttagcaaaattAGAAAGAAAGTGTCGATGTTTTGACCTTTCAAGTTTTTAATAGGCAAAAtttctgtagctcaaacagtagagtGTGGCACTTGAAACCCCAAGGTCATCAGTTTGATTCCCAGAGAATGCATGAACagataaaatgtatacattttaaaagtgcctgccaaatgcataaatgtaaatacaaaGAAAATGAGGTTTGAGAGCAAAAATATTAGTTAGTGGCTTTTTTTcccatcctttttttttttttttttttttttaactgtaattGATGGCAATCAGTGAAAGTAAGGCAAACTGGCTGCTTATATTGTTCCATTCAGTTTCATGGGAAATTTTTGACATATTTGTTGCTTGTCGCtttaaaaagtgtattttatattatatatatatatatatatatatatatatatatatatatatatatatatatacactgcgttccaaattattatgcaagagacaaatcagtaagatttctgtacaataaacattcagattttagtttttctaataaAATTTTTGTTATACCTGGtatcagacaaaataatttgccagatctatggaaaccctacttagaggttgttccacattattaagcaagtcacagttctcatgaaATATGGGATgaagaaagatctttttgaagatgaaaagcatgaaatggtgcaatgttgtgcaaaaggcatgaaaacaactaatattgtatGAAACTGAATGgtgattatcgaattatcataagatttgtgagtgatttagagcacagcagaactcggtcagataaaggcttattaatgaaagttcctgtcaaaaaattaattgtattaaaagggcagctataaaaaaagccagtgttgagcagcaaacaggtatttgaagcttctggtgtctctggagtctcaagaagctctccatgcaggctggcagttgtgcgtaaagatgcatttcagccactccaaaccaaacctcacaaagagaaacatttactgtgggtttagaaatacattaagactaatttttaaatagttttattcactgactaatgccatactacaatggatggtctaaatggatggatttctggatggttggtgaatggagCAGTCAGTCAGCAAGGAGCTAGCGGGTGATGATTTGTGCTGGAttattgggaagtgagatggagggtattaaaatgacttttgcaagatatgtggagatcataactggccattttcagctatggtataaaaaggaggatagtgcatagtacaatgcactgttgtacaatgcactatgcactatcccatgctgcaaaaaaacaccacagcaataaaactgtttgaaaatgtatttctaaacccacagtaaatgtttctctttgtgagctttggtttggagttgctaaaatgcatctttacgcacaactgccagcctgcatggagagtttcttgagactccagaggcaccagaagcttcaaatacctgtttgctgctcaacactggctttttttatagctgcccttttaatacaattaaatttttttgacaggaactttcattaataagcctttatctgaccgagttctgctgtgctctaaatcactcacaaatcttatgataattccataatctccattcagtttcacacaatataagttgttttcatgccttttgcacaacattgcaccatttcatgcttttcatcttcagaaagatctttcttcatCCCCATATtacatgagaactgtgacttgcttaataatgtggaacaacctccaagtagggtttccatagatctggcaaattattttgtctgagattgataccagttatctaaaaagacatggataaataaacgaacaaacattttcttagaaaaactaaaatctgaatgtttattgtacagaaatcttactgatttgtctcttgcataataatttggaacgcagtgtatataatatatacacagatgCAAAAACCTCCAAGTCCATCTGacgttttcttttaaattagcattttttacCAGGCTCCTAATGAAATGCCttcttttcaaaaatgtcactttagtcaATTCATTGGTATTTAACCAATTTTACTGTCTTTTGCTGCAAAACCAAGTccatgtgtgctttttttttttcttcaaaaagtcCATCTCTTTGGACAACAAGACATAGTAAAATGTCAGTTTCTGTCAGTTTTACTGCAGGAAAAAGAacactgttgtgtttacttTCTACTGGaaacatgataaaaacttgATAGGaaacatgataaaaacttgatacaaaacatgataaaaacagGCTCATATGCACACATCATTCATCTGGAAATCATATGATTCGATTTGCGTCTTCCAATTGGTTTTTCTGtggacttagaggcttttgctgacaaagggaAGTGGCGTTTAGTGGTTTCTGCCAACGAACcgttatttctgaatgggctgaTGCTGGGATTTAGAGGATTTGAAGCGAAAGTATTTGATGAGCGTATACTATGTGGGGAGAACATTCGCTCAATATCATGGTGGTGTTTAGctgcttttgcatctgaactcttcatataaatatatttaatttcataataatTAACTGTTTTGGCTGCTGGTATAAGAAACTAGCTGAATATGCAAGATTTCC
Above is a window of Megalobrama amblycephala isolate DHTTF-2021 linkage group LG11, ASM1881202v1, whole genome shotgun sequence DNA encoding:
- the LOC125277976 gene encoding uncharacterized protein LOC125277976 translates to MLDTSAACTIAPSSFDGVTLQWRTPKVMTPLVQDPSGFVSKSIKLGVDAQLLDEATRKYMGFILGEDGQVVYVSVPFGAPGGYRKSLVENNVYKESYMAFLYYEHIYSHVFMDGTEMETRYHQLQVMETPLVSRNLFAIDETLPHEEVFTMYLGNFAADVQLIAIKLNENYLSVTDAIQHHYFITKIPHINGTHGITIKVPFKDKAVNRVYLGEGLLQYSVEINYTLNIIEQNDTFFYSVSVVAHVNDACKSLGVNRFKSHDMKVTKSLSLICFPLI